The following proteins are co-located in the Terriglobales bacterium genome:
- the bfr gene encoding bacterioferritin: MKGDPKVIVMLNEVLKAELTAINQYFLHAEMCENWGYDRLAEHTRKESIEEMRHAEKLMERILYLDGTPNMSDYFKIMIGKDVPAQFKNDLQLEYDAVKRLNDFVEKARLAGDNGSRDLFQHILEDEEEHIDWLEAQLGMIDEIGIQNYLAQQIYEDKE, encoded by the coding sequence ATGAAGGGCGATCCGAAGGTCATCGTGATGTTGAACGAGGTGCTGAAGGCTGAACTCACGGCCATCAACCAGTACTTCCTGCACGCCGAGATGTGCGAGAACTGGGGCTACGACCGCCTCGCCGAGCACACGCGCAAGGAATCGATCGAGGAGATGCGCCACGCCGAGAAGCTGATGGAGCGCATCCTCTACCTCGACGGCACGCCCAACATGAGCGATTACTTCAAGATCATGATCGGCAAGGACGTCCCGGCGCAGTTCAAGAACGACCTGCAGCTCGAGTACGACGCCGTGAAGCGCCTCAACGATTTCGTCGAGAAGGCGCGCCTGGCCGGCGACAACGGCTCACGCGACCTCTTCCAGCACATCCTCGAAGACGAGGAAGAGCACATCGACTGGCTGGAAGCGCAGCTCGGCATGATCGACGAGATCGGCATCCAGAACTACCTGGCCCAGCAGATCTACGAAGACAAGGAGTAG
- a CDS encoding TldD/PmbA family protein, with amino-acid sequence MPMKEIASWALNTAKSRGATFCDLRIVDERNRSLATKNGKVGHASDSESLGVGIRVIADGAWGFAATDDLTRESVERAAAQAVSIAKSSATVKQYDVKLAAEKPHVAEWSSPCQVDPFSIPIEQNIALLLAVDKELLAVKGVTLAESNLNFRRYEQWFYSSEGAEIHQTRTTTGAGYAAYSFQGTEIQKRSYPNSFGGQFQNKGYELIGELKLVENARRIGEEAVALHAAAQCPQGVATIVLDSSQLGLQIHESVGHPIELDRVLGMEANFAGTSFLTLDKLRTLQYGTELVNVVADATPEHGPGLGTFAYDDEGVQSQSTPIITRGQFTGYLSSRDTAAMIGLQRSGGTMRAEGWSRLPIIRMTNVSILPGEKALTLEQLLADTEDGIYMQTNRSWSIDDKRYNFQFGCEIGWEIKGGKLGRMLKNPSYSGITTEFWNSMDAICSRDQWTLWGTPNCGKGQPMQTMGTGHGAAPARFRNVKVGSAYKGS; translated from the coding sequence ATGCCGATGAAAGAGATCGCCTCCTGGGCCCTGAACACCGCGAAGTCCCGCGGCGCCACCTTCTGCGACCTGCGCATCGTCGACGAGCGCAATCGCTCGCTCGCCACCAAGAATGGCAAGGTCGGCCACGCCTCGGATTCCGAGTCGCTCGGCGTCGGCATCCGCGTGATCGCCGACGGCGCCTGGGGATTCGCCGCCACCGACGACCTGACGCGCGAATCCGTGGAGCGCGCCGCGGCGCAGGCCGTCTCGATCGCGAAGTCGTCCGCCACGGTGAAGCAGTACGACGTGAAGCTGGCGGCGGAGAAGCCGCACGTCGCGGAGTGGTCGTCGCCCTGCCAGGTCGACCCGTTCTCCATCCCCATCGAGCAGAACATCGCGCTGCTGCTGGCCGTCGACAAGGAGCTGCTGGCGGTCAAAGGCGTCACGCTGGCGGAGAGCAACCTGAACTTCCGCCGCTACGAGCAGTGGTTCTACTCGTCCGAGGGCGCGGAGATCCACCAGACGCGCACCACCACCGGCGCCGGCTACGCGGCGTATTCGTTCCAGGGCACCGAGATCCAGAAGCGCTCGTATCCCAACTCGTTCGGCGGGCAGTTCCAGAACAAGGGCTACGAGCTCATCGGAGAACTCAAGCTGGTGGAGAACGCGCGCCGCATCGGCGAGGAAGCGGTGGCGCTGCACGCGGCGGCGCAGTGCCCGCAGGGCGTGGCGACCATCGTGCTCGATTCCTCGCAGCTCGGCCTGCAGATCCACGAGTCCGTCGGCCATCCCATCGAGCTCGACCGTGTGCTCGGCATGGAGGCGAACTTCGCCGGCACGTCGTTCCTCACGCTCGACAAGCTGCGTACGCTCCAGTACGGCACCGAGCTGGTGAACGTGGTCGCCGACGCCACGCCCGAGCACGGCCCCGGCCTCGGCACCTTCGCATACGACGACGAAGGCGTGCAGTCGCAGTCGACGCCCATCATCACGCGCGGGCAGTTCACCGGGTACCTCTCCTCACGCGATACCGCCGCGATGATCGGCTTGCAGCGCTCCGGCGGGACGATGCGCGCGGAAGGCTGGAGCCGCCTGCCCATCATCCGCATGACCAACGTGTCCATCCTGCCGGGCGAGAAGGCGCTCACCCTCGAGCAGCTCCTGGCGGACACCGAGGACGGCATCTACATGCAGACCAATCGCTCGTGGTCGATCGACGACAAGCGCTACAACTTCCAGTTCGGCTGCGAGATCGGCTGGGAGATCAAGGGCGGCAAGCTCGGCCGGATGCTGAAGAACCCGTCGTACTCCGGCATCACCACCGAGTTCTGGAACTCGATGGACGCCATCTGCTCGCGCGACCAGTGGACGCTCTGGGGCACGCCGAACTGCGGCAAGGGCCAGCCGATGCAGACCATGGGCACCGGCCACGGCGCCGCGCCCGCCCGCTTCCGCAACGTGAAAGTCGGGTCGGCCTACAAGGGGAGCTGA
- a CDS encoding putative metal-dependent hydrolase, whose product MSTTPAAGDPRYPVGPFQAPTSFTDADRRDRLTDIEGLPRRMREAVKELSQSQLDTPYREGGWTVRQVVHHVPDSHMNAYIRWKLTLTEDTPTIKPYKEAEWAKLADSAMSIDVSLNLLDAVHARWVAVIRAMKPEQWKREFFHPEMNTKLTLDALLALYSWHSRHHLAHVTELKKRKGW is encoded by the coding sequence TCGGGCCGTTCCAGGCCCCCACCAGCTTCACCGACGCCGACCGGCGCGACCGCCTCACCGACATCGAAGGCCTGCCGCGGCGCATGCGCGAGGCCGTCAAGGAGCTGTCGCAGTCGCAGCTTGACACGCCGTATCGCGAGGGCGGCTGGACGGTGCGCCAGGTCGTGCACCACGTCCCCGACAGCCACATGAACGCCTACATCCGCTGGAAGCTCACGCTCACCGAGGACACGCCGACCATCAAGCCCTACAAAGAAGCGGAGTGGGCGAAGCTGGCGGATTCCGCCATGAGCATCGATGTCTCGCTCAACCTGCTCGATGCCGTGCACGCGCGCTGGGTCGCGGTCATTCGCGCCATGAAGCCGGAGCAATGGAAGCGCGAATTCTTCCATCCCGAGATGAACACGAAGCTCACGCTCGACGCGCTGCTCGCGCTCTATTCGTGGCACAGCCGGCATCACCTGGCGCACGTCACGGAACTGAAGAAGCGCAAAGGCTGGTGA
- a CDS encoding DUF2911 domain-containing protein: MRKALLFSLLLAMGALALAQKPAPDKSKRPSPPGKPAVCTFSDGKTITVEYSQPAMKGRKIYGGLVPYGEVWRTGANEATTFVTTADLTIGGQTVPAGNYTLYTVPSEKSWKLVLSKKTGQWGIPYPEGEDLGRYEMKTELIEIPIEKLLITFMEKPRENDVCTLRIDWEKTRAYVDIAEKK; the protein is encoded by the coding sequence TCTCTTTTCACTCCTGTTGGCGATGGGCGCGTTGGCGCTCGCACAGAAACCCGCGCCGGACAAATCAAAGCGCCCGAGCCCGCCGGGCAAGCCCGCGGTCTGCACCTTCTCGGACGGCAAGACCATCACCGTGGAATACAGCCAGCCCGCGATGAAGGGCCGCAAGATCTACGGCGGCCTGGTGCCCTACGGTGAAGTCTGGCGGACCGGCGCGAACGAAGCGACCACGTTCGTCACCACCGCCGACCTCACCATCGGCGGCCAGACCGTTCCCGCCGGCAACTACACGCTCTATACCGTCCCGAGCGAAAAGAGTTGGAAGCTCGTCCTGAGCAAGAAGACCGGGCAGTGGGGCATTCCGTATCCCGAAGGCGAGGACCTCGGCCGCTACGAGATGAAGACCGAGCTGATCGAGATCCCGATCGAGAAGCTGCTTATCACGTTCATGGAGAAGCCGCGCGAGAACGACGTCTGCACGCTGCGCATCGACTGGGAGAAGACGCGCGCGTACGTGGACATCGCGGAGAAGAAGTAG
- a CDS encoding alpha/beta family hydrolase, translating into MASEPFQDTGATPAVRGHVHRPAKAGGDAVVLTHGAGGNCNAPLLVALCEAFAQHGFVALRCDLPYRQARPSGPPRGSDKEDRAGLRRAVEVVRKEVRGRVFLGGISYGGRQATMLVAEEPQLADGLLVLSYPLHPPGKPEQLRTKHLPHLRVPALFVSGDKDPFGSPEELAAAVKLVPGTPRLMIVEGAGHDLGYGKRAKSKSAELPQRIREAFLKMVG; encoded by the coding sequence GTGGCGTCCGAACCCTTCCAGGACACTGGCGCAACGCCGGCGGTGCGGGGTCATGTGCACCGTCCGGCGAAGGCGGGCGGCGATGCCGTGGTGCTCACGCATGGCGCCGGCGGCAACTGCAACGCGCCGCTGCTGGTCGCCTTGTGCGAGGCGTTCGCTCAGCACGGATTCGTGGCGCTGCGTTGCGATCTTCCCTATCGCCAGGCGCGGCCGAGCGGCCCGCCGCGCGGCAGCGACAAGGAAGATCGCGCCGGGCTCAGGCGCGCGGTCGAAGTCGTGCGAAAAGAAGTGCGTGGCCGCGTCTTCCTCGGCGGTATCTCCTACGGCGGGCGGCAGGCGACGATGCTGGTCGCCGAGGAGCCGCAGCTCGCCGACGGCCTGCTCGTCCTCTCCTATCCGCTGCATCCGCCGGGCAAGCCGGAGCAACTTCGCACGAAACACCTGCCGCATCTCCGCGTGCCGGCGCTGTTCGTGAGCGGCGACAAAGACCCGTTCGGCTCGCCCGAGGAACTGGCAGCCGCGGTCAAGCTTGTCCCCGGCACGCCGAGGCTGATGATCGTCGAAGGTGCCGGACACGACCTGGGCTACGGAAAGCGCGCGAAGAGCAAGTCGGCGGAACTGCCGCAGCGCATCCGCGAGGCGTTCCTGAAGATGGTCGGGTAA
- a CDS encoding TldD/PmbA family protein, with product MLNETKAQQLFEKVRKYATADEVELLLAGGKSALTRFANNTIHQNVAEESYFLSIRTVFDGRTARATTNKFDDDSIRRAVQNAEAIARVQHADADLLPLAGAEMAPRSGDAPTRFYDQTAMLTAEARAAGVHGIVELAKKNDLTAAGIFSSSSSAEAIVNSKGLFAYHQQTSAEVSITMLAGDSSGWQKFNSPNVDHVNPLELARIAAQKAKQSAGPREIAPGKYTVILEPAAVLDLVGFMFFDFGGQAVLDERSFLNNRIGKKLFGENITVYDDCRHPLQSGAPFDGEGVRRERVELVNGGVVNRVVYARATAEKMKKSPLLATVGEVRPTGHGFPLPNEMGEAPMNIVFAGPGAGQAKTVDQMVASTERGVLVTRLWYIREVDPYEKMLTGMTRDGTFLVENGKVTAGLRNFRFNQSLIEMLTAVEAMSEPVRASGEESFDMVVPAMKVRDFNFTEVTKF from the coding sequence ATGCTCAACGAGACCAAAGCGCAGCAGCTCTTCGAGAAGGTTCGCAAGTACGCGACTGCGGACGAGGTCGAGCTCCTGCTGGCGGGCGGCAAGTCCGCGCTCACGCGCTTCGCCAACAACACCATCCACCAGAACGTCGCGGAGGAGAGCTACTTCCTTTCCATCCGCACGGTGTTCGACGGCCGCACCGCGCGCGCCACGACCAACAAGTTCGATGACGACTCCATCCGCCGCGCGGTGCAGAATGCGGAAGCCATCGCGCGTGTGCAGCACGCCGATGCGGACCTGCTCCCGCTCGCCGGCGCCGAGATGGCGCCCAGGAGCGGCGACGCGCCCACGCGCTTCTATGACCAGACGGCGATGCTCACCGCCGAGGCGCGCGCCGCCGGTGTCCACGGCATCGTCGAGCTGGCGAAGAAGAATGACCTCACCGCCGCCGGCATCTTCTCGTCGTCTTCGTCGGCCGAAGCGATCGTTAATTCGAAAGGCCTGTTCGCATATCACCAGCAGACTTCGGCGGAAGTCTCCATCACCATGCTCGCCGGTGATTCTTCCGGCTGGCAGAAGTTCAACTCGCCGAACGTCGATCACGTGAACCCGCTGGAGCTCGCGCGGATCGCGGCGCAGAAGGCCAAGCAGTCCGCGGGGCCCAGGGAGATCGCGCCGGGCAAGTACACCGTGATCCTCGAGCCCGCGGCGGTGCTCGACCTCGTGGGCTTCATGTTCTTCGATTTCGGCGGCCAGGCGGTGCTCGACGAGCGTTCCTTCCTCAACAACCGCATCGGCAAGAAGCTATTCGGCGAGAACATCACGGTGTACGACGACTGCCGCCACCCACTGCAGTCGGGGGCGCCGTTCGACGGCGAAGGCGTCCGCCGCGAGCGCGTCGAGCTGGTGAACGGCGGCGTGGTCAATCGCGTGGTGTACGCGCGCGCGACCGCAGAGAAGATGAAGAAGTCGCCGCTGCTGGCTACCGTCGGCGAGGTCCGCCCGACCGGCCACGGCTTCCCGCTGCCCAACGAGATGGGCGAGGCTCCGATGAACATCGTGTTCGCCGGTCCGGGGGCCGGTCAAGCGAAGACGGTGGACCAGATGGTCGCCTCCACCGAGCGCGGCGTCCTGGTCACGCGCCTGTGGTACATCCGCGAGGTCGATCCCTACGAGAAGATGCTCACCGGCATGACGCGCGACGGCACCTTCCTGGTGGAGAACGGCAAAGTCACCGCCGGCCTGCGCAATTTCCGCTTCAACCAGAGCCTGATCGAGATGCTGACCGCGGTCGAGGCGATGAGCGAGCCGGTGCGCGCCAGTGGCGAAGAGTCGTTCGACATGGTCGTGCCCGCCATGAAGGTGCGCGACTTCAACTTCACCGAGGTCACGAAGTTCTAG